In the Triticum aestivum cultivar Chinese Spring chromosome 2B, IWGSC CS RefSeq v2.1, whole genome shotgun sequence genome, CGATTAACTTTCTtcatatatgatgatttttttcaaatttgtgaacttttttgaaaacttCATGCACATTTTCGAATTCATGAAGTTTTAAACAGTAATTCTCTTAACTTTTTTCCAATTTCTCTGAACATTTTTTTGAAGTTCGAAttatactactacctccgtccggaaatacttgtccttgaAATGATTGTATCTagaggacaagtattttcggacggagggagtacaactgaAGTAGTTTCGGGATAAAAATCATTTTAATTTTTTTCGTGGTATGGTTGCGGCGATTGTTTGGCCGGCCCAGCTGCGCGGCGCGTGGGCGCCAGTTGCGATAACGGGCGCTGAAGGCGTTGTATAGGAGGTCCCGGTTGCACGCCCATCCAGGATCGTGGATAAGCCCATCAAACCCTTTTTTCTCGTGCTCTTCCACAAGCAGCTTGCGCTCCTCCGCCATGGCCCTCGTTAGTCCAGCTCCGCCCACCCTAGAGGCCCTCACCAAAGCTGCTCCTCCCAAGGCACACACACCCTTCTGCATCCCTGCTCCATTCGTTGCCGCTGCTGGGCAGGAAACGGCTGCGTGCAGCCATGGTCGCTACAAACGACGAGCTCGGGCGACACTGGTGCGCGGCCGGCGTGAAGCTAATTCAACTGGTGTTGCGAAGGGGGTGTTGCGACCATTGATGTGAGATGCTGGAACCAGGCGATGAAGGAGCTGCAGCCCGTGGCAGAATCTGCTACAACCAAATACGGCAAGGGCATGACCCGCGATGGCGGCGACATGGTTTTTGCTGCAATCGTCATCAATTTTTTGCTACCACCGATGTTTGCAATTGCTGCCACCAGCGATGGCATTTGCTACATCCTTCACGATGATGCTGCAACCCCGACGGCGGTGATGACATTTGTCTGCTGCAGCCGGCTATGGCAAAAGCTATCACCGGAGCTTTTCTTTTGCTACAAGCATGCGTGATTAGCTGGGATACACGCGGTGCTACAATTATCTTGCGTGATTTACAACCAGCGTAGCCCCTGCTACAACCGGTGTCACTTTTTTGCTACAACTTGCGCTTTGGAATGCTGGAAGCAGAGTGCGGCCGCCCTGGAACTGACGGTGAAGATGGAGCTCAACCGGCGATGGGGTTTGCTGGGACCGTTGCCGACGAAGCTGGAACCCGCTGATTTTTTTGCTTCAACCGGTGGAAGTGGTACTTCAATGACGACGGGGTGGCGCCGCCATGGCTGCAACCAGCACTTGTAAAAGCTACAACCAGTGAAGTAGTTTGCTGTGACGACATGGGTGAAGTGGTGACATGGGAGATGACGGCGAGGGCTGATGGACGGCGCACCCGTGGGCCAAATGTTGACGGCGATGGGCAATGACACACCTGTTGCGGCAACCATGGAGCGGTGAGCTGCAGCCGTCTTGTGGGGACGACAGACAAGAGAAGAAGTCAGAAGGGCAGGTTCTCTTTCATCCGTCTTGGTATGACAAGCGGCGTTGTCGGAGTCGGTGCGGCGACCTCAAGATTCAACAGAGGCTAGGAAGGCGGCGCTATGACGTCAGTGCTCGGGCAGCAGCGACGCGAGGAAGAGGGGCTGCTGCTACCCTCACCGGAAGATCTCGCACGTGATGGCGAGAGGAGAAGCCGCCTCGCGCAGCGACTAGCAGGCACGTGGGATTTTTTTTGTGCAGGTGTTGACCAACTAAAGGTAGAAGACCATTCAGATCTAATGGTTGAGGGAGCCCAGGTCTAGCGGCTCCACGTTGACCGGCCCAAATTtaggccggcgcgccggcgcctaaCAGTCGCCTAGGTATTAACTTTGTGGATTTTTATAGGTCTAGCATTATTGGTCGAGTGCTGCTATGCGTACAATGCCATGCATCCGATTTTTGTATGACATGTCGAGCCGTCCATGCAGAGAAGTGAACTGCAGCTGGCCACTTAATTAGTTATCGTATTAAATCCTAGTCCTCCCCTGCCCCCTGTACATATATAAGAATCGTACGCACAGTAGATTCGTTATTGCTCCGCGCCCTGTATTTACGTCATCCCTGTTAGCAATAAACCATGCGCATGTGTGTTGAGATGGTGCGTGTAGTTGGCTGGGTCATAGTCAGGTCATAATCAGGCGTGCATGCTAGCCGAGTTAGTTAGTGCATGGAGCTACATGCAGGTGTGGCCTCGTAGTAGTTAGGCCGTCGGAGCGATCTGTGGAGCTGGCCGCGTTCTGGGCGCGTGGTGCGCGTCGTGCGCTAGCCGGGCAGATCGTGCGGAGGTAGCTGCTGTACGTGGGGAGATAGGATGCGGTGTGTACGTGCACACGCGCAGGTATAAAACCCTCCAGACCTGATGTAGCTAAGACGCAAGAGCCGGTGTTGCAGCGATGTAGCTAGTGAAAAGATCAAGAAGATTAGGGCGTGCGTGCGCCCAcggcggcgttcgtgcgccggcccgGAATTTCTTGTGTCTTGtgtcttcttctacctctagcccAGAGTGAGAGAGGGCTgcggttccaacaattggtatcatgagcttGGTGTCTCGGGCGTGCTTGCCGTGTCGGAGGCGTGGCAGTgatggcggcgctcgccggcggctgCGCGATGGAGCTCCGGGCCGTGTGTTGGCCCATGGAGGTGGGCGGCGCTGTGGCTGTCATGGCGCGTGGCGGATGCGCGATGGAGCTCCGGGCCGTGTGTTGGCCCATGGAGGTGGGCAGCGCTGTGGCTGTCATGGCGCGTGGCGGATGCGGTGGGCGGTGATGTCGTACGTGCGGCGACCGCGGAGGCCGCCGAGGCGCTGCGTGGTGGCGCGGCGGCGCAGCACAACATAGTAGCGTGGAGGCACTGCATGGCGGCATGGAGGCCGCGGCGATGCAGGGCAATAagacgcggcggcgagccgggcacgaccggtgcgtgttatgggtgcgcactaGACGCGTCGAACACGTCGGGACCGCGGGCGCGCGTACGAGCGTGCAGTTGACGTTGGGAGGAGGCGTATGTCGCCGTGGTGCtcgagttcggctacatccttctGGCGTTTGTCGCTGGCGGCTGCCATGGCGGACGCGGAGGGGCACGCGGTGAGCGTCTGGTgctgtcgggctcgtcgggcgtgtCAGATGCGCGGGGGACGTGCGGGACTCACTGGTGCGGTCAGGCTCGTCGGGCACGTCGGATGCGTGCGGGACGGGCGTGACACGGAGGGACGCCAGGCGTGTGTCGCCGACGGAGAAGGAGCTCGGCGTATGTCGCCGGAGGCGTGACGGAGCACAGTGCGACCGTCGTCGGTGCACCAGGGTCACGGTCATGGCGACATCGACGACGGGGGGCTACACCAACTCCGACGAAGGTGAGCTGGTGGCACGTCACAACGACCGGCTGAGGCGCGCGGTGGCATCAGGTGGAGGCAGCCATGGCGACGTCAGCGACGACGAATCGGTGCTCCGGCGAGGTCATGGTTTAGGGGGGGATTGTTAGCAATAAACCATGCACATGTGTGTTGAGATGGTGCGTGTAGTTGGCTGGGTCATAGTCAGGCGTGCATGCTAGCCGACTTAGTTAGTGCATGGAGCTACATGCAGGTGTGGCGTCTGTAGTAGTTAGGCCGTTGTAGCGATCTGTGGAGCTGGCCGCGTTCTGGGCGCGTGGTGCGCGTCGTGCGCTAGCCGGGCAGATCGTGCAGAGGTAGCTGCTGTACGTGGGGAGGTAGGATGCGGTGTGTACGTGCACACGCGCAGGTATAAAACCCTCCAGACCTGATGTAGCTAAGACGCAAGAGCCGGTGTTGCAGCGATGTAGCTAGTGAAAAGATAAAGAAGATTAGGGCGTGCCTGCGCCCACGGTGGCGTTCGTGCGGCGGCCCGAAATTTCTTGTGTCTTGTGTCTTCTTCTATCTCTAGCCCAGAGTGAGAGAGGGCTGTGGTTCCAACAATCCCCTCCTCTACTGCCCGTTTTGATTTCCCTCACTCAAATGGGTTTTCTCGAAAGACGCTTTCGCCCGCTATATAAGATATAGAACAACCCATTCCACTGGTCTTTCTTGAAATCCGCATCAACAGCCCCAAGTCTTATTGGTGTACTTCAGTTGGGAAATGAAGTCTATTTTTGATACGTAATCACATAACAAGAAAATGACAGTAAATAGTGATGATTGCGTATATATTTGTGCCCCATTACAACATACGGACAATTAGCTAGTCCGTAATAAATCAAACTGAAATTATGATACTGAATAGATGAAAGTGTGCAAATAGGTTCAGTGCCGTTTATTCGGAACTACATGAACTGACGATACAAACAAACGCCATCCTCCAACTAAATCAAAGTGCCAACCATAGAGGCGGCGCATGGCACACAATTGCTGGATATGACTGATCAGCGGACGGTGATTTTTGCAGTAAATTTTGGGCTATCGCCTGTTTCAATTCTTGCATCAATCTCGCACCCATCGGATCTAGCACTCGAAGAATAATCAGAATTGGCCACTCTATTGTACATACCAGCCCAAAGATTTTGGTAGCAATTGACGGCACCTATCTCGCAATAAGCCTGCATATGCATTGATTAATAAAATGTTATTATCCCATGAGTAACCATGGAAGTAGTATTACCATAGGCTTGTTAGCTTAATATAACTCCCTTTTGGTCCGGGTTGTACCAGAAATATTGGGACATATTTCAATTGCTCATACGTGTTTGAACTTTGAGGAATAATTATCCATTAATACATGAGCTTTATGACAGAAAATCCATTGGTTTCGTATGTTGACAATATGTTCTTGAGCTTGTATATGTTCTTAGGAGAAACTTAGGGAAAACTTTGACAATCAAAATATACTATATGTGTTATAGTACATCAAATCGAACGGAGTAATTAAGTTGGAATGATTAACTACTCTTAGGATTACCTTGTTACGGTACCACATGCCCCATGGAGTACTCCATGCAACAAGATAGTCCTTGTCCACCCCTTCGCCATTCTTCCCACGGTACACAACAGCGCCTACGGAACCCGACGGCTCGCCAGCCCGGTGGACGTGATGGAAGGCAGCCCACTGGCCGTTGCCGATCTCGGCGGGGTAGGGAGCACTGCCAATATAACCATACCAGTCGTGGTTGTCGACTTTGCGGAGGGTGTCGCCCGTCGCATTATACACAAGGCACAATGTGGACTGTCCATTGCCATACATGGACTTGAGACCTTCGACATACCTGGTAGCGTTGGCGTCCTTGTCGTCCTTGCTGATCTGATTCCAGGCCTCTCTTGCTCTGTCTTGGCGTGACTTTGGCTTACCCATGTACCTCTCCATTTTGTTCAGCTTGCCGTCGTCGACAACTTCCCCGAAGCAGTTTGCCATCTCGCTCGCTTTTTCACTCTATTGTTGTTCTTCTACTTCTGTTACTATGTGAGTTTCGCTTTGCTGCGTGCATTTGGAGACACTTATATGAAAGCCAACTAGTTTGTTGGTACGACTTGTTCAAGGTCATTAATCGTGCTCATATCTTTGATAGCTACACAAGGCTCGGTCAAAACAAAACTTCCACAGGTCAACTGGACAAAGAAATATTAAATCATGCTCCCCCCTCTAGCTCTCTAGTGTGTGCTGACTTTGTGATTATGGGTAATGGAAGTTTGAAAAGTACAACTTCACAAAAACTTATTTGTAGTTTTGACAACTACCACAATAAGCATACGTATTGCATACATAAAAAAACAAAGGGCCCTTGATAGTAAGCACTACGTTCATAACTTGTTTGGCCTACTTGTATTCAACAATCTAAAGGACCCAAAAATCTCTGTCAAACCAAAATGTTGCGCATTAGGAATGAAATTAGCCAATACTCATGAGAGCTATACTACTCTTCTTGGTCTTTTGTTTTAGAATCTATGAGTAATTTTTATTTTATAAAAGGAGGATGCCCccctgcatctgggcgatgcatatagcttacaaagtcatacaacagtaagactaaagccgccgtctaagcaacaaactgtcgctacacctatccagttgatgaaggggcgcagatagcctgagcctaataccaaacagacatcgcagcacagcctaacatctaagacctgagaccccaacctagccacttgccgggtctggggcacacactggtccggcgtgctctcagaggccgccgccgccaactgtcaccgctccatcttcagaactgcactgatgcatcaaccttgctcggtccagctatcgtcgacgctaccacggcgcccaacggcacctcctccctgcgcgcaaacaactGAACACGTCGCGGTCgtcactgatacacctcagcgctatgctgccaagtaccaccagccgacacagcttgaagcccttggaggatctgtcgtgcgtagcacctgccgaccaggcatgaccatgcgtagcacctgtcggtcaggcatcaCTTGACAtttccaccgaagctccgtgcaagacgaagccgctccacctcccgcctctgacttccagcgctgctccacaaaacgatgctcccaagagagaaacgacaccgcagtgccgccatcgttcGGTCTGGAACACCATAtcttagggtttcccccggagcaatacgagtgggtcgacggtagtcacatgacgatgccttcatcaaggtaacgacgtggaACGCCGCTATCGCCcaccgtcggctcggttttcaccggcaactacgtctTCCCGACTCGCAActggtgccagatgacggatcccgagatccgaacacccagcATCTATGAGTAATGCAATTCCAAAAAGTTATATTTAGCAGTTAACATGCAAGCTATATTTGTACCAAACCCACACCTTGTAAACACCCAATTGGCGCTTAGGTACAACCTATTTTTTAATTTAGAAAAGGTGGTTGGGCCCACTGGACCAATTGATGCGCACAATCATGTTATTAAAATTGATGCAATGCAACAATGCCAAAGTAATCCACAAGTGAAAAACATAGACAAACAACTATAGTAGAGTCATTACAAAATATGAATTCAACACCTAGGACTATGTCAACTTCTTTTGTAGCAACGCCTTTAAGAAGATAAAATGCCCTAACGGCACTGTCGTATCAGGGAc is a window encoding:
- the LOC123040019 gene encoding 23 kDa jasmonate-induced protein — encoded protein: MANCFGEVVDDGKLNKMERYMGKPKSRQDRAREAWNQISKDDKDANATRYVEGLKSMYGNGQSTLCLVYNATGDTLRKVDNHDWYGYIGSAPYPAEIGNGQWAAFHHVHRAGEPSGSVGAVVYRGKNGEGVDKDYLVAWSTPWGMWYRNKAYCEIGAVNCYQNLWAGMYNRVANSDYSSSARSDGCEIDARIETGDSPKFTAKITVR